A single window of Dendropsophus ebraccatus isolate aDenEbr1 chromosome 5, aDenEbr1.pat, whole genome shotgun sequence DNA harbors:
- the CNGA4 gene encoding cyclic nucleotide-gated channel alpha-4 isoform X2: protein MIVPITYNWVVIICRSCFTEMQYEYLPVWLCLDYLCDILYIMDIVANFHTGFLQEGILVTDRGLIAGHYVRSSRFRWDLLSILPTDFLYFRLGIHTPAVRVNRFLRFHRLFESFDRTETRIPYPNVFRICKLMAYIFVVIHWNSCIYFALSSYVGFGKDEWVYPNISDPDFGRLGRQYLYSFYFSTLILTTVGDIPSPMQEEEYLFMVVDFLIAVLGFATIMGSISSVVSNVNSADKSFYPNYDQVKLYMKMYKVNRSVKKKVIAWHQHLQINKKLTNENQILENLPEKLRVEVAVSVHMTTLSKVQIFQHCEKGLLEELVLKLKPQVYSPGEYVCKKGDIGREMYIIKEGKLAVVADDGVTQFAVLGAGMYFGEISILNIKGNTSGNRRTANIKSIGYSDLFCLSKEDLKDALTEYPDAKAMLEEKGREILLKMNKLDENLAAQLVAKQQEMDNKLRRLEVNLDSLQTKLARLLAELESSAVKMCQRIKRLEWEISLWEDEESAQGAKDGQP, encoded by the exons ATGATCGTCCCCATCACTTATAACTGGGTGGTCATCATCTGCAG GTCCTGCTTCACTGAGATGCAGTACGAGTACCTCCCAGTCTGGTTGTGTCTGGATTACCTGTGTGACATCCTCTACATCATGGACATAGTGGCCAACTTCCATACAG GTTTCTTGCAGGAAGGAATCCTGGTTACTGATCGGGGTCTGATCGCCGGTCACTATGTGCGCTCCTCCAGGTTCCGCTGGGATCTGTTGTCCATTCTCCCCACAGACTTCCTGTACTTCAGATTGGGCATCCACACTCCGGCCGTCCGAGTCAATCGCTTCCTCCGCTTCCATCGTCTCTTCGAGTCCTTTGACCGGACGGAGACGCGGATCCCGTACCCCAACGTCTTCCGGATCTGTAAGCTGATGGCCTACATCTTCGTGGTCATTCACTGGAACAGCTGCATCTACTTTGCCCTCTCCAGTTATGTAGGGTTTGGGAAGGACGAGTGGGTGTACCCCAACATCTCAGACCCCGACTTTGGCCGCTTGGGGCGTCAGTACCTGTACAGCTTCTACTTCTCCACCCTGATCCTGACCACGGTGGGGGACATCCCCTCCCCCATGCAGGAGGAGGAGTACCTCTTCATGGTGGTGGACTTTCTCATCGCCGTCCTGGGATTTGCCACCATTATGGGGAGCATCAGCTCAGTGGTCTCCAATGTCAACAGCGCCGACAAGTCCTTCTACCCCAACTACGACCAGGTGAAGCTGTACATGAAGATGTACAAGGTGAACCGGAGCGTGAAAAAGAAGGTGATCGCCTGGCACCAGCACCTGCAGATCAATAAGAAGCTGACCAACGAGAACCAGATCCTGGAGAACCTGCCCGAGAAGCTGCGGGTGGAGGTGGCCGTCAGCGTCCACATGACCACCCTCAGCAAGGTCCAGATCTTCCAGCACTGCGAGAAGGGTCTCCTGGAGGAGCTGGTGCTCAAGCTCAAGCCTCAGGTCTACAGCCCCGGCGAGTACGTCTGCAAGAAGGGAGACATAGGCCGAGAGATGTACATCATCAAGGAGGGGAAGCTGGCCGTGGTGGCCGACGATGGCGTCACACAGTTCGCTGTCCTCGGGGCAGGCATGTACTTCGGGGAGATCAGTATCCTCAATATAAAAG GTAACACATCTGGGAACCGCAGAACTGCAAACATCAAAAGCATTGGCTACTCAGATCTGTTCTGCCTCTCCAAGGAAGACCTAAAGGACGCCCTCACCGAATATCCTGATGCCAAGGCTATGCTGGAGGAGAAGGGTCGAGAAATTCTACTCAAGATGAATAAACTCGATGAGAATCTGGCCGCTCAGCTGGTGGCTAAGCAGCAAGAGATGGACAACAAGCTGAGGAGGCTGGAGGTGAACCTGGACTCTCTGCAGACCAAGCTGGCCCGGCTCCTGGCTGAGCTCGAGTCCAGCGCCGTCAAGATGTGTCAGAGGATTAAACGCTTGGAGTGGGAGATAAGTCTGTGGGAGGACGAGGAGTCTGCACAGGGGGCCAAAGATGGACAGCCATGA
- the CNGA4 gene encoding cyclic nucleotide-gated channel alpha-4 isoform X1 — protein sequence MDTLTQMMSHRAERMEKEEIKAWTKPLENTDNPSTQKRAWILDPAGTWYYVWLNIMIVPITYNWVVIICRSCFTEMQYEYLPVWLCLDYLCDILYIMDIVANFHTGFLQEGILVTDRGLIAGHYVRSSRFRWDLLSILPTDFLYFRLGIHTPAVRVNRFLRFHRLFESFDRTETRIPYPNVFRICKLMAYIFVVIHWNSCIYFALSSYVGFGKDEWVYPNISDPDFGRLGRQYLYSFYFSTLILTTVGDIPSPMQEEEYLFMVVDFLIAVLGFATIMGSISSVVSNVNSADKSFYPNYDQVKLYMKMYKVNRSVKKKVIAWHQHLQINKKLTNENQILENLPEKLRVEVAVSVHMTTLSKVQIFQHCEKGLLEELVLKLKPQVYSPGEYVCKKGDIGREMYIIKEGKLAVVADDGVTQFAVLGAGMYFGEISILNIKGNTSGNRRTANIKSIGYSDLFCLSKEDLKDALTEYPDAKAMLEEKGREILLKMNKLDENLAAQLVAKQQEMDNKLRRLEVNLDSLQTKLARLLAELESSAVKMCQRIKRLEWEISLWEDEESAQGAKDGQP from the exons ATGGACACCCTGACCCAGATGATGTCCCACCGAGCCGAGAggatggagaaggaggagatCAAGGCCTGGACCAAGCCCCTAGAGAACACCGACAACCCCAG CACCCAGAAGCGGGCGTGGATCCTGGACCCGGCCGGCACCTGGTACTACGTCTGGCTCAACATCATGATCGTCCCCATCACTTATAACTGGGTGGTCATCATCTGCAG GTCCTGCTTCACTGAGATGCAGTACGAGTACCTCCCAGTCTGGTTGTGTCTGGATTACCTGTGTGACATCCTCTACATCATGGACATAGTGGCCAACTTCCATACAG GTTTCTTGCAGGAAGGAATCCTGGTTACTGATCGGGGTCTGATCGCCGGTCACTATGTGCGCTCCTCCAGGTTCCGCTGGGATCTGTTGTCCATTCTCCCCACAGACTTCCTGTACTTCAGATTGGGCATCCACACTCCGGCCGTCCGAGTCAATCGCTTCCTCCGCTTCCATCGTCTCTTCGAGTCCTTTGACCGGACGGAGACGCGGATCCCGTACCCCAACGTCTTCCGGATCTGTAAGCTGATGGCCTACATCTTCGTGGTCATTCACTGGAACAGCTGCATCTACTTTGCCCTCTCCAGTTATGTAGGGTTTGGGAAGGACGAGTGGGTGTACCCCAACATCTCAGACCCCGACTTTGGCCGCTTGGGGCGTCAGTACCTGTACAGCTTCTACTTCTCCACCCTGATCCTGACCACGGTGGGGGACATCCCCTCCCCCATGCAGGAGGAGGAGTACCTCTTCATGGTGGTGGACTTTCTCATCGCCGTCCTGGGATTTGCCACCATTATGGGGAGCATCAGCTCAGTGGTCTCCAATGTCAACAGCGCCGACAAGTCCTTCTACCCCAACTACGACCAGGTGAAGCTGTACATGAAGATGTACAAGGTGAACCGGAGCGTGAAAAAGAAGGTGATCGCCTGGCACCAGCACCTGCAGATCAATAAGAAGCTGACCAACGAGAACCAGATCCTGGAGAACCTGCCCGAGAAGCTGCGGGTGGAGGTGGCCGTCAGCGTCCACATGACCACCCTCAGCAAGGTCCAGATCTTCCAGCACTGCGAGAAGGGTCTCCTGGAGGAGCTGGTGCTCAAGCTCAAGCCTCAGGTCTACAGCCCCGGCGAGTACGTCTGCAAGAAGGGAGACATAGGCCGAGAGATGTACATCATCAAGGAGGGGAAGCTGGCCGTGGTGGCCGACGATGGCGTCACACAGTTCGCTGTCCTCGGGGCAGGCATGTACTTCGGGGAGATCAGTATCCTCAATATAAAAG GTAACACATCTGGGAACCGCAGAACTGCAAACATCAAAAGCATTGGCTACTCAGATCTGTTCTGCCTCTCCAAGGAAGACCTAAAGGACGCCCTCACCGAATATCCTGATGCCAAGGCTATGCTGGAGGAGAAGGGTCGAGAAATTCTACTCAAGATGAATAAACTCGATGAGAATCTGGCCGCTCAGCTGGTGGCTAAGCAGCAAGAGATGGACAACAAGCTGAGGAGGCTGGAGGTGAACCTGGACTCTCTGCAGACCAAGCTGGCCCGGCTCCTGGCTGAGCTCGAGTCCAGCGCCGTCAAGATGTGTCAGAGGATTAAACGCTTGGAGTGGGAGATAAGTCTGTGGGAGGACGAGGAGTCTGCACAGGGGGCCAAAGATGGACAGCCATGA
- the CNGA4 gene encoding cyclic nucleotide-gated channel alpha-4 isoform X3: MQYEYLPVWLCLDYLCDILYIMDIVANFHTGFLQEGILVTDRGLIAGHYVRSSRFRWDLLSILPTDFLYFRLGIHTPAVRVNRFLRFHRLFESFDRTETRIPYPNVFRICKLMAYIFVVIHWNSCIYFALSSYVGFGKDEWVYPNISDPDFGRLGRQYLYSFYFSTLILTTVGDIPSPMQEEEYLFMVVDFLIAVLGFATIMGSISSVVSNVNSADKSFYPNYDQVKLYMKMYKVNRSVKKKVIAWHQHLQINKKLTNENQILENLPEKLRVEVAVSVHMTTLSKVQIFQHCEKGLLEELVLKLKPQVYSPGEYVCKKGDIGREMYIIKEGKLAVVADDGVTQFAVLGAGMYFGEISILNIKGNTSGNRRTANIKSIGYSDLFCLSKEDLKDALTEYPDAKAMLEEKGREILLKMNKLDENLAAQLVAKQQEMDNKLRRLEVNLDSLQTKLARLLAELESSAVKMCQRIKRLEWEISLWEDEESAQGAKDGQP, encoded by the exons ATGCAGTACGAGTACCTCCCAGTCTGGTTGTGTCTGGATTACCTGTGTGACATCCTCTACATCATGGACATAGTGGCCAACTTCCATACAG GTTTCTTGCAGGAAGGAATCCTGGTTACTGATCGGGGTCTGATCGCCGGTCACTATGTGCGCTCCTCCAGGTTCCGCTGGGATCTGTTGTCCATTCTCCCCACAGACTTCCTGTACTTCAGATTGGGCATCCACACTCCGGCCGTCCGAGTCAATCGCTTCCTCCGCTTCCATCGTCTCTTCGAGTCCTTTGACCGGACGGAGACGCGGATCCCGTACCCCAACGTCTTCCGGATCTGTAAGCTGATGGCCTACATCTTCGTGGTCATTCACTGGAACAGCTGCATCTACTTTGCCCTCTCCAGTTATGTAGGGTTTGGGAAGGACGAGTGGGTGTACCCCAACATCTCAGACCCCGACTTTGGCCGCTTGGGGCGTCAGTACCTGTACAGCTTCTACTTCTCCACCCTGATCCTGACCACGGTGGGGGACATCCCCTCCCCCATGCAGGAGGAGGAGTACCTCTTCATGGTGGTGGACTTTCTCATCGCCGTCCTGGGATTTGCCACCATTATGGGGAGCATCAGCTCAGTGGTCTCCAATGTCAACAGCGCCGACAAGTCCTTCTACCCCAACTACGACCAGGTGAAGCTGTACATGAAGATGTACAAGGTGAACCGGAGCGTGAAAAAGAAGGTGATCGCCTGGCACCAGCACCTGCAGATCAATAAGAAGCTGACCAACGAGAACCAGATCCTGGAGAACCTGCCCGAGAAGCTGCGGGTGGAGGTGGCCGTCAGCGTCCACATGACCACCCTCAGCAAGGTCCAGATCTTCCAGCACTGCGAGAAGGGTCTCCTGGAGGAGCTGGTGCTCAAGCTCAAGCCTCAGGTCTACAGCCCCGGCGAGTACGTCTGCAAGAAGGGAGACATAGGCCGAGAGATGTACATCATCAAGGAGGGGAAGCTGGCCGTGGTGGCCGACGATGGCGTCACACAGTTCGCTGTCCTCGGGGCAGGCATGTACTTCGGGGAGATCAGTATCCTCAATATAAAAG GTAACACATCTGGGAACCGCAGAACTGCAAACATCAAAAGCATTGGCTACTCAGATCTGTTCTGCCTCTCCAAGGAAGACCTAAAGGACGCCCTCACCGAATATCCTGATGCCAAGGCTATGCTGGAGGAGAAGGGTCGAGAAATTCTACTCAAGATGAATAAACTCGATGAGAATCTGGCCGCTCAGCTGGTGGCTAAGCAGCAAGAGATGGACAACAAGCTGAGGAGGCTGGAGGTGAACCTGGACTCTCTGCAGACCAAGCTGGCCCGGCTCCTGGCTGAGCTCGAGTCCAGCGCCGTCAAGATGTGTCAGAGGATTAAACGCTTGGAGTGGGAGATAAGTCTGTGGGAGGACGAGGAGTCTGCACAGGGGGCCAAAGATGGACAGCCATGA